The DNA segment TTGAAGCCTGGATACTTTCGTTACGCGAACTTCCAGCGAACGTTAGgcgctagttaacgttagcagacgttggctagctagctatcatgtTTTAGCCAACAACGTTTAAGGCTGTATAGCATATTCGTAGGCAGTATTATAGTGCAAGGACTGACTTTGGATACAGTTGCTCAGGACAATGGATGTTTATAGGAGAAGTTACTTTGAAAAACATGTTTGACCGCCCAAAGATCGGCGGCTTCCCGTGACAAGTGCCACACTAACGTTGTTCATCCAGTTCAACCTACAATCAAAACAAACTTGCGTAACCTTCTAAACATCTCTGCTGCAATCGCTACTTTTGTTTAGTTGGCTAACCACAAACACTGGGAAGCTGTAGCCTAAGTGGGCAACAcgtatagctagctagttattgaGCTGGTTATATCTAGACAACGGTAACTTGGCTACATATCCGCAGCTGAAGAATTTAAGTTAGCCAGCATATGTTTCAGTAGTTGAGGCCTTGGTAAGTGTGTATAATTGTGTGTTTGGTGACTAGAACATAACTGACTTGGCTATCTAGCGCAATGATTGGACATTCATTCTAGTCATAATTTAAGTTGGTTCcatttgtttatttgtatttaacgGGACTCATTTTGTGTTGACACTGACAGCTGTCTTCATTATGTTACTGACCAGGTGTTAGGATGTCTGACGATCTGATGAAGAAGATGCTCCGGGCTGTCCTCCAGGCCAATAAGAACGGGGTGTCCATCACGCGGCTGCAGGGGGAATACAGGTCGCTGACTGGGGAGTTCATCCCTGACCGAAAGCTGGGTTACCCTTCACTGGAGTGCTTCCTCCGCAGTATCCCCTCCGTGGTCAGGATGGAGAATCGCATGGGGGAGGTAAGGCCTACCTCCCAATGAACGGGCGGCTGGTAGCCTCTTGATTTAAAAGCACTGGGCcactaaccgaaaggtcgctgttttgaatccccgagctgactaggtgaaaaatctgcctgTACCCCGCAGGAGCAAGCAGCATATCCCTTGTGTTTCTCCTGTAGATAATGTGCTTCGCTGCAGTCTGTCAAGAAACGGCCCACATCGCTCAGCTGGTCGCCCGTCAGAAGTCCAGCAAGAGGGCACCTGGCAGATCCCAGATGCTGAACTGTCGGATGAGGTCGAAATTGGCTTCAAATTTTGTGTTCTATGGTAGGTCTCGTctgtccttgtcccagtctgcgTCATCTGAGAATGGCTCTTTTCTGAATGTCTTTCCTCGATGGCCCAGTTTACTATTCCTTTGGGAACTTTGAATTCCAACAAAAAGCGAAGTATAATGCCCTTTCAGACCAAAATGATATTCCTCTCACTCCTGAGTCTTTGCACATAAAATCAGTGATTGAAGCAGGATGCTATCATCGCTGACATCTGCctcttccatctctccccccgtctccagAGAAGCCTCGGACGTCCCTGCGTCAGCCCGACCGTGCTCCAGTGCGCTCCGGCTGGAGCCAGCCTTACTCCTCCATGGGGCCCCCACGGCCGCGGAGCTACAACAGTGGGGGCTTCAGTGCTGGGGGAGACATCAGGAAGATGTACAGCCAGCATGACGACCGGGCCAACCCCCCTGCTCCGCCACCGCAGAGTCAGAACAGGGAGCCCGTCGCTGAGAGGTGAGTGGAAGGAACACATGCTTTAGTATGAGAGGTGTGGAGGGCATTAACACACAGCAATGGTTTGTGACGTTATACCGTATTCGACATCATGTTATTGACATGTGTTCTCTGCGTTCAAATAGTACCACCAGATGTTACTATCCCTCTTATCTTTCTTCAGACCAGTCAAGAAATGTACCTTTTCTTCTAGACTGGTGAAAGAAGTCAACCATCACATTTCGAATACCACCCAAAAAGCTCCTGGTAAGTCTCAAGTGGGACCCACCTTTCTCCAGTTGGAGATTTGGCTAATTGCATGACAGCTGATTCATGGTGGAGATTTTGTCTGAAATCCCAAAGACTAAGATTATTTCTCCTAGGAAGTGTCTGCTATGTCTCCCCCTAGAGGGCATCTGGTTACAGTGCCCTCTGTCCTCTGAACACTAGTGGTGGTAGTGTTACTGTACAAAACATTTGAAAACGTTTCCACCCTACTGAACATGACTGTGGCTGGCGTACTATGTATTAATAACATGCCATCGTTTCATCCTATTTCCCAGCTCTCTCCAGTTTCCCAGCTCTCTCCATTACCATCAGTAACGTCCCTCCTCCTCCGACGCCCAAAGCCCTTCAGCCGGGAGGCTACAACCCCCAGGTGGTGCAGAGTCGGATCTCTGAGGTGCTGAAGAAGTACTGCAGTGGTCTGTGGCTCTCCAAGCTGCCCTCTGTGTACCGGGACATGTACAACCAGGACCTACCTGGCCAAGCAGTCATAGACCTGGAGAACTGGACACACATCTGCTCAGTAAGTATCTGGTGGAAAATCATATTATCTTTGTTTCCCTTCTATCAGCAACAAAAGGAAATGTTTTGAGATGGTAGAATAGTTACCACTTtcatccccccccacacacacacatatttatagAACATTAAAAAGTCTCACTGTTTTACTGTGGTGTTTTATGTACTTTAAAAATGCACTTTGATGCATCGAGTGACACTTTGTGTTTCAGGTTGAGAAGCCTGTTAGTACCAATCGAGCAGATAGGCTGGTCTACCCCCCTCAGCCCAAACCCCCCAGCCCTGCTCTCTCACCAGTCAAACCCCCAACGACTCCTTATACAGTAAAACCAGCCACAACCCTCCTAGCCAAACCCATCACTACCGCTCCAGTCAAACCAGTCACCGCCAACCCAGTGAAACTGGCCCCTCTATTCTCACCGAGGAACCCCTCCTTGAACCAGAGACAGACTTCGCCCACTCCACCGGCCCCCTCGTGGAAGCACTCCCCGACCCATACCCCCACCTCTCCAACTGCCCCCTCTACCTTGTGGAAGCCTTCTCCTTCCCACCTACTTCCTACGTCCACCTGTAATTTGTGGAGACCCTCCCCTACTTCCACCTCGCCCTCATGGAAGCCAACAACTACCCCTTTCTCCCctactcccccctcccccacctcccctacTCCCCCCTCCCTCATCCCCACCTCCCCTACTTCTCCCTTCCTCACCTCCCCCACATGGATGGCCTCCCCTACCCCCACCACCCcaatccccctctcccctacagCGGTGAGCATCCCTGTGGAGGGGTGCCTCAGACTGAAGGAGCTGCTGTCTAAATACAGCCATGGCCTGTGGGCCCACGCCCTCCCCAAGCTCTACCAGGAGACCTTCAAGGTCCCCTTCCCAGAGGACATCCTGGCCAACCTGTCTCTCTTACTAGACATCTGCACCGTGGAGTACCCCATGGCCGACAACAAGAAGAAGGCCATCCTCTACGGCCCCACCACCGAGTACAAGGCCAAGGTAGGGCTGCCTGTTCCACTCCAGAAATGTTATTTAATTTATTCGGCGTTTTATTCAGGAGGTCATATATCGGAGTCATTTCTGATTCCTCGAGTCGGGAATCGACTCTTGAAATTGATTCCCTCCCAAACAACATGAGCCAGGTCCAATAGAAGAAACTGGTAGAGAACACTTTGGCACAACTGTAGTAAGGTGTGTTGTTTGGACATGCAGGTGAGCAGCACCCCGTCCTCTCCGTCGGGTTATAAGCTCAACAGCACCCCCATGGTTCCTCCTCTGCTGCTCCCCAAGGAGGAGTTCCCCTCAGTGCTGGTGGTGGAGGCAAGCAGCACCGACCAGATCATCCTCAGGTAGCTTATTTCTTtggtcattttatttatttttataaattgctGGTCAAATTTAAggggatgattttttttttttgtcttcgaCATTGCAATTTCAAGGGCATTTCATGAACTTTTCAGGGCATTTTGCCGCCTAAAGCCTCTAATTTCCTGTTTAGAAGATTCCCTCCCCTGCAATATTTCCTGCTGCTTCTGGAAATCCTCCAACCTGGATTTCAGAAAAACCTGAAAACTCGCGGAAAATGTTGGGAATTTTCCTCTTCTTACTCAGGTACATAGGCGAGGGCTATTCTCAGGCCCTGGAGACAATGGAGGAATCCATGAGTACCGTCTACAGCCAGCTCAGCGCTCCGAGGCTCCTCCCCTTCCCCTCGGCTGGCAAACTAGCGGCCGTCAAAGTGGAGGGGGGCGAGGAGGtcgtcagggcccaggtctgtgaGGTCATGACCGACAAAGTCAAGGTAAGGACAGTCTTGGAGAGGcaagctcaatggagaatctccattgaatgTTCTGTTTAGTCCAAGACTAGGCTTAACCGGTGTCTAGGAAATCTCCCCTATACGTTTGTGAAGCGCTGCAGGGAACTGAGACAAAACACGATTAGGTGGCGAGAAGTTGAACCACCATTGGCCtattgaaatgcagtggaaagaGAAGTGTGCTAATGGGTTCGAAGGGCCTCATGAGGATACTTTTCTGCTAACTTTTTAGTTGGATTTGACAGTATAGTGTGGAGAATGAATAATCATGGGAAGCAGGAAATGAGGACGTTTTATTGGCCCTTCCTATGCTAGACTTAGTTGCAGGTGTCCAGTCCACGTCACCTACATGGCCCTGTGTTTATAACCAGATTTGTCGCCCCTCTGGAGTTTTAAGTGGACCGCTAGCCCAGTAACCAGCCGTGCGGTAGTTCTACTAGAAGACTGTACCTTGTATGTTTTCAGTCCACAGAAAGTTCAAGGCCCTGTTTATAACCAGacggttgttgttgttgctctacAGGTGTACTACGTGGACCATGGCTTCTCTGAGGTCCTCAGTAGAACCAAACTACTAGAGCTGCAGAAAGACTTCCTCAAGCTGCCCTTCCAGGCGACTACCTGTACACTAGCTGGTAACCAAGTTCAACTCCCATTTCCCCTGTCTCTTCTGAGCGTCGCAACTACAGTGTGTCCATGAAAAGAATTTGTTTGTGTGATGGAGAATACAAACAGTTAGCTAAATGTAATGTGTATTTACACATGTCACGTCACTACAGTTGGTGGTATTCCACGTTCTGGTGAGTTTAATCTGCTGTCTTTGTCCTTTAGGGATCCTCTCAGATCAAAGTACCTCGGGGGTGTAGTATGGGGCAAGAGGTTCATTTTAATCGCTCTCGCTctttttccatctctctttctcactctcttttctctctccctcacgctGCTGTCACCATCTTTCTCCCCCTCTGCGTCTCCCCCTCTGCGTCTCCCCCTCTGCGTCTCCCCCTCTGCGTCTCCCCCTCTGCGTCTCCCCCTCTGTGTGTAGGTCTGGAGCAGTTCAGCTCGGAGCTCTCTGTGCTGCAGACGCTGGAGTCCCTGGCCGTAGGTAAGATCCTCCTGGTGGAGCTGCTGCAGCACGACGCTGACCCGCCCCAGGTGGTGCTCTACGACACGTCGCACGATGATGAGGTCAACATCAACGCTGTCTGCCTCAAGGCTCTGCAGGACAAGGCCATGGAGAACCCTTTACAGGTTGTTATAGGTTTTCTAGAGTATCCATTTTTCCTTTCAATGCACATTTGATCAATTTGCATGGACGGCATGCTGGGAGCAGCACAGGGTCAGCCTTGGACTGGAGCACATTTCCGGGTTAATGGCCTTGTTCTATGGCACACCGGCAGTAGGTAGCACATGCAATATTGTGTTCTGTCCTTCATCCATCTGAAATGCATGCGTTCCCATCCTGTTTTCTCTTGCCGTGTTAAGTAATCTACCTCAATCTCACTGTAATGAGGCTTTATTCTCAGTTAGGCGTTCATGAATATGTAGTGCCATGTTGTCCCTTATTTCTTAAGTATGGAGTTTGAATGTGTCTGTGGCTTCTCCTCCAGGTCAACAgtacctaaactcagcaaaaaaagaaacgtcctctcactgtggttattttcagcaaacttaacgtgtaaatatttgtatgaacataacaagattcaacaactgagacataaactgaacaagttccacagacgtgactaacagaaatggaataatgtgtccctgaacaaagagggggtcaatcaaaagtaacagtcagtatctggtgtggccaccagctgcattaagtactgcaatgcatctcctcatggactgtaccagatttgccagttcttggtgtgagatgttaccccactcttccaccaaggcacctgcaagttcccagacatttctggggggggaatggccctagccctcaccctccgatccaacaggtcccagacgtgctcaatgggattgagatccgggctcttcgctggccatggcagaacactgacattcctgtcttacaggaaaccacacacagaacgagcagtatggctagtggcattgtcatgctggagggtcatgtcaggatgagcctgcaggaagggtaccacatgagggaggaggatgtcttccctgtaacgcacagcggtgagattgcctgcaatgacaacaagctcagtccgatgatgctatgacacaccgcccccagaccatgacggaccctccacctccaaatcgatcccgctccagagtacaggcctcggtgtaacgctcattcctttgacgataaacgtgattccgaccatcacccctggtgagacaaaaccacgactcgtcagagaagagcactttttgccagtcttgtctggtccagcaacggtgggtttgtgcccataggcgacgttgccgGTGATGTAAGGCAGGACCTCACcagacaacaggcctacaagccctccgTCCAGCCTATTGCggagtctgagcactgatggagggattgtgcgttcctggtgtaactcgggcagttgttgccatcctgtacctgtcccgcaggtgtgatgttcgaatgtaccgatcctgtgcaggtgttgttacacgtggtcttccactgcgaggacgatcagctgtccgtcctgtctccctgtagcgctgtcttaggcgtctcacagtatggacattgcaatttattgccctggccacatctgcagtcctcatgcctccttgcggcatgcctaaggcacgttcacgcagatgagcagggaccctgggcatctttcatttggtgttttcagagttagtagaaaggcctctttagtgttctaactttttataactgtgaccttaattgcctaccgtctgtaaactgttagtcttaacgactgttccacaggtgcaagttcattaattgtttaaaccctttacaatgaagatctgtgaagttgtttggatttttatgaatcatctttgaaagacaagctcctgaaaaagggacgtttcttttttttgccgagtttataTGAATGTGTCTGTGGTTTCTCCTCCAGGTCAACAGTACCTATATGAATGTGTCTGTGGTTTCTCCTCCAGGTCAACAGTACCTATATGAATGTGTCTGTGGTTTCTCCTCCAGGTCAACAGTACCTATATGAATGTGTCTGTGACCAACGTGTGTTCTGACGGAACCATCTTCTGCCAGCTGCCCTCCCGAGGTCGGGTCAAGCTCAACGAGATCCTGGATAAGATCGAGGCCTTCTTCATAACCCAGGTACATGAAGACAGTTGGGATAATCACACCATTCTtttttcttggggggggggggggggggacaaattGCTGTTACACATATAGCCTAATAATGTTATGGGATTTACAATATGTTGTTGATCGTCTCTTCGCCAGGTGACGTCAGAGTCTCTGGTGTCCACTCCGTTCTGTGGGAAGTGCTGCCTGGCCCGGT comes from the Salmo trutta chromosome 4, fSalTru1.1, whole genome shotgun sequence genome and includes:
- the LOC115191843 gene encoding tudor domain-containing protein 7A, with the protein product MDGPRHSGSGYSTWIGMIFADHYHNNPVMVCFCHLLLERQQRTTEAESYPTFNNTPSPGVRMSDDLMKKMLRAVLQANKNGVSITRLQGEYRSLTGEFIPDRKLGYPSLECFLRSIPSVVRMENRMGEIMCFAAVCQETAHIAQLVARQKSSKRAPGRSQMLNCRMRSKLASNFVFYEKPRTSLRQPDRAPVRSGWSQPYSSMGPPRPRSYNSGGFSAGGDIRKMYSQHDDRANPPAPPPQSQNREPVAERPVKKCTFSSRLVKEVNHHISNTTQKAPALSSFPALSITISNVPPPPTPKALQPGGYNPQVVQSRISEVLKKYCSGLWLSKLPSVYRDMYNQDLPGQAVIDLENWTHICSVEKPVSTNRADRLVYPPQPKPPSPALSPVKPPTTPYTVKPATTLLAKPITTAPVKPVTANPVKLAPLFSPRNPSLNQRQTSPTPPAPSWKHSPTHTPTSPTAPSTLWKPSPSHLLPTSTCNLWRPSPTSTSPSWKPTTTPFSPTPPSPTSPTPPSLIPTSPTSPFLTSPTWMASPTPTTPIPLSPTAVSIPVEGCLRLKELLSKYSHGLWAHALPKLYQETFKVPFPEDILANLSLLLDICTVEYPMADNKKKAILYGPTTEYKAKVSSTPSSPSGYKLNSTPMVPPLLLPKEEFPSVLVVEASSTDQIILRYIGEGYSQALETMEESMSTVYSQLSAPRLLPFPSAGKLAAVKVEGGEEVVRAQVCEVMTDKVKVYYVDHGFSEVLSRTKLLELQKDFLKLPFQATTCTLAGLEQFSSELSVLQTLESLAVGKILLVELLQHDADPPQVVLYDTSHDDEVNINAVCLKALQDKAMENPLQVNSTYMNVSVTNVCSDGTIFCQLPSRGRVKLNEILDKIEAFFITQVTSESLVSTPFCGKCCLARYKGRWSRVEITNLHGSRVLDIKFVDLGVPASVEVIELREIPPPFLHELMVIPPQAIKCCLAELEVGVWTPEAVLWLRGAVVNSMDCSMKISMLDEAKLVHIYLFISKGSQDVTNSVNHQMATSGLWKQPGPQKDGLPTPSFLDSPACSPIPVSTNTPSPLDGAGDASNPTLVTSAWGEKQLVLPPLLELPQAGQNMDVYVSVACHPGHFVLQPWQDLYKLVVLMGEMVLYYNQREETPGPGDVQKGEVYAAKVDHNWHRVLVNRVLSSGLVSVYELDYGKHELVSCTLLQPLIESFRQLPFQGITAQLAGVEQRVWSEAASIVFRNHVEKKPLVAQVECVVEAELPWDRKVIVYLVDTSREETDIWVHNIMADFPEEQSTAA